In Populus trichocarpa isolate Nisqually-1 chromosome 7, P.trichocarpa_v4.1, whole genome shotgun sequence, the following proteins share a genomic window:
- the LOC7459972 gene encoding uncharacterized protein LOC7459972: protein MNSQYRAINDAIYAEFLRSNSPNQNRRGAGFSSNINGDDNDIFRSFEQSFVVSAPGKDPAIKHTLPCSLEELYQGATKRVKITREVADRSGLTRKIEEILTIDTKPGWKKGTKITFEEKGNERPNITPADVVFIVDEKPHSEFTRDGNDLIVTRRISVTEAFTGYTVHLITLDGRNLTLPINDVIHPNYQKFVPNEGMPILGDPTKRGILKIKFDIRFPTRVNAEQKAGMRRLFGP, encoded by the exons ATGAATAGTCAGTATCGGGCAATAAATGATGCTATCTATGCTGAATTTTTGAGGTCTAATAGCCCAAATCAAAACAGGAGAGGAGCAGGGTTCTCCAGTAACATAAATGGCGATGATAATGATATCTTTAGATCCTTTGAGCAAAGCTTCGTGGTTAGTGCTCCTGGAAAAGATCCTGCAATTAAGCACACCCTGCCTTGTAGTCTTGAAGAGCTTTATCAAGGGGCTACCAAGAGGGTAAAAATAACTAGAGAAGTAGCTGATCGAAGTGG CTTGACCAGGAAAATAGAGGAGATTCTAACCATTGACACAAAGCCTGGTTGGAAGAAAGGCACGAAGATCACTTTCGAAGAGAAAGGGAACGAAAGACCAAATATAACACCTGCTGATGTTGTCTTCATTGTTGATGAAAAACCCCACTCTGAGTTTACTCGTGATGGAAATGACTTGATCGTCACTCGAAGGATTTCCGTAACTGAAGCCTTTACAGGCTACACTGTCCATCTTATTACCTTAGATGGCAGGAATTTAACCCTTCCGATCAATGATGTGATCCATCCCAACTATCAGAAGTTTGTCCCGAATGAAGGGATGCCGATCCTCGGCGACCCAACAAAGAGAgggattttgaaaatcaagtttgacATCAGGTTCCCAACAAGGGTTAATGCAGAGCAGAAGGCAGGAATGAGGAGACTCTTTGGTCCTTGA
- the LOC7459973 gene encoding uncharacterized protein LOC7459973: MGVDYYKILQVDKTAKDDDLKKAYRKLAMKWHPDKNPNNKKEAEAQFKKISEAYDVLSDPQKRAVYDQYGEEGLKGQVPPPGAGGAGPGPGGASFFSAGDGPTSFRFNPRNADDIFAEFFGFSSPFGGMGGGSGGMRGTRFPGGMFGDDIFSSFGEGGGGSMHQSAPRKAPPIENKLRCSLEELYKGASRRMKISRETFDASGKLVPVEEILTIDIKPGWKKGTKITFPEKGNEQQHIIPADLVFIIDEKPHPMFSRDGNDLILSQKISLSEALTGYTVHLTTLDGRNLTIPINTVIHPNYEEVVPREGMPIPKDPTKRGNLRIKFSIKFPTRLTSEQKAGIKSLMGP, translated from the exons ATGGGAGTGGATTACTACAAGATATTGCAAGTTGATAAGACCGCAAAAGATGATGATTTGAAGAAAGCTTATAGGAAATTAGCCATGAAATGGCATCCTGATAAGAacccaaataacaaaaaagaagctGAGGCTCAGTTCAAGAAAATCTCTGAAGCCTATGAT GTTCTTAGTGATCCACAGAAAAGAGCAGTATATGACCAATATGGTGAAGAGGGTTTAAAGGGTCAAGTACCACCACCCGGTGCTGGTGGTGCTGGTCCTGGTCCTGGTGGAGCTTCATTCTTTTCTGCTGGAGATGGGCCCACATCATTTAGGTTCAATCCTCGAAATGCTGATGACATTTTTGCTGAATTTTTCGGGTTTTCAAGTCCATTTGGTGGGATGGGAGGTGGCAGTGGAGGCATGAGAGGGACAAGGTTCCCAGGTGGGATGTTTGGTGATGATATCTTTAGTTCTTTTGGTGAAGGAGGTGGAGGGTCAATGCATCAAAGTGCTCCTAGAAAAGCTCCTCCAATTGAGAATAAGCTGCGTTGTAGCCTTGAAGAGCTTTACAAGGGAGCTAGCAGGAGAATGAAGATATCCAGGGAGACTTTTGATGCTAGTGG cAAGCTCGTGCCAGTGGAGGAGATTCTAACCATTGACATAAAGCCAGGTTGGAAGAAAGGCACTAAGATCACCTTCCCTGAGAAAGGGAATGAACAGCAACATATTATACCAGCAGATCTAGTCttcattattgatgaaaaaccCCACCCTATGTTCAGTCGAGATGGTAACGACTTGATCCTCTCACAGAAGATATCTTTATCTGAAGCCCTGACAGGTTACACTGTCCATCTCACAACCTTAGATGGAAGGAATTTGACTATTCCCATCAACACCGTGATTCATCCAAACTATGAGGAGGTTGTTCCAAGGGAAGGGATGCCAATCCCAAAAGACCCCACAAAGAGAGGGAATTTGAGAATCAAGTTCAGCATCAAGTTTCCAACAAGGCTAACTTCAGAGCAGAAGGCAGGAATCAAATCTCTCATGGGACCTTGA
- the LOC112325789 gene encoding uncharacterized protein LOC112325789 isoform X3, which translates to MFSTNNSPDKNWRGTMFSSTDSSPNQNWSGTIFTNNVYGDDDDIVRSFAQRFGVSAKDPPIMHTLPCSLEELYQGATKRVKITRQVAGRSGLITRKIEEILTIDTKPGWKKGTKITFEEKGNKRPNVTPADVVFIVDEKPHSEFTRDGNDLIVTRRISVTEAFTGYTVHLKTLDGRNLTLPINDVIHPNYQKVVPNEGMPILGDPTKRGILKIKFDIRFPTRVNAEQKAGIRRLFGP; encoded by the exons ATGTTTTCCACTAATAATAGCCCAGATAAAAACTGGAGAGGAACGATGTTCTCCTCCACTGATAGTAGCCCAAATCAAAACTGGAGTGGAACAATCTTCACCAATAACGTatatggtgatgatgatgatatcgtTAGATCTTTTGCACAACGTTTCGGGGTTAGTGCTAAAGATCCTCCAATTATGCACACCCTGCCTTGTAGTCTTGAAGAGCTTTATCAAGGGGCTACCAAGAGGGTAAAAATAACTAGACAAGTAGCTGGTCGAAGTGG CTTGATCACCAGGAAAATAGAGGAGATTCTAACCATTGACACAAAGCCTGGTTGGAAGAAAGGCACGAAGATCACTTTCGAAGAGAAAGGGAACAAAAGACCAAATGTAACACCTGCTGATGTTGTCTTCATTGTTGATGAAAAACCCCACTCTGAGTTTACTCGTGATGGAAATGACTTGATCGTCACTCGAAGGATTTCTGTAACCGAAGCCTTTACAGGCTACACTGTCCATCTTAAAACCTTGGATGGCAGGAATTTAACCCTTCCGATCAATGATGTGATCCATCCCAACTATCAGAAGGTTGTCCCGAATGAAGGGATGCCGATCCTCGGCGACCCAACAAAGAGAgggattttgaaaatcaagtttgatatcAGGTTCCCAACAAGGGTTAATGCAGAGCAGAAGGCAGGAATCAGGAGACTCTTTGGTCCTTGA